A stretch of Corallococcus macrosporus DNA encodes these proteins:
- a CDS encoding serine/threonine protein kinase: MPAIEFKVPRGAILFTTGGFRYEFREDLGEAHHGLSLFVARRRTLEGNHPRGKVLLKAVGPQTGHEGARIKRARVRLEEQVRLATFLNHPGLLRVHGMHKAEGCWYVITDHPSGHSVSDMLTLAAECGRRFSPLFALYVGAKVAAALEHAHEATDGEGKPLNIVHRAVDVGTIFVDWKGGVQVADFGLALSDLPGRVSSTVRRPLGDAFYSSPEMLLTGRVDARSDLFALGVVMLEIATGRNLLDAPDDLTEEVKGSLSVRQRVRVRRAIRRARLANSHPMVEDVIWRAATYSQADLDALMENLPQGLRVTLGRLLQPKPADRYQSARELASDLRRWLGEGEVYGPDEAEAELLMLMKLAGEALTDLGIRRPQGFEASQDEISTN, encoded by the coding sequence ATGCCGGCAATCGAGTTCAAGGTTCCCCGAGGGGCGATTCTCTTCACGACAGGCGGCTTTCGGTACGAGTTCCGCGAAGACCTGGGCGAAGCGCACCACGGGCTGAGCCTCTTCGTCGCGCGGCGCCGGACGCTGGAGGGGAACCACCCCCGGGGGAAGGTGCTGCTCAAGGCGGTTGGCCCCCAGACGGGCCACGAGGGGGCGCGCATCAAGCGGGCAAGGGTAAGGCTCGAAGAGCAGGTGCGTCTTGCGACCTTCCTCAACCATCCGGGGCTCCTTCGCGTCCACGGGATGCACAAGGCGGAAGGGTGCTGGTACGTCATCACCGATCATCCGTCAGGGCACAGCGTGAGCGACATGCTGACGCTCGCTGCGGAGTGCGGGCGCCGGTTCTCGCCCCTGTTCGCGCTGTACGTGGGTGCGAAGGTGGCTGCGGCCCTTGAGCACGCCCACGAGGCCACGGACGGCGAGGGGAAGCCCCTCAACATCGTTCACCGGGCCGTCGACGTGGGGACCATCTTCGTTGACTGGAAGGGCGGCGTGCAGGTTGCCGACTTCGGACTCGCCCTGTCGGACTTGCCTGGGCGCGTTTCATCCACGGTGCGCCGTCCGCTGGGGGATGCGTTCTACTCTTCCCCCGAAATGCTTCTGACCGGGCGTGTGGATGCACGTTCGGACCTCTTCGCGCTCGGCGTCGTCATGCTCGAAATCGCGACGGGGAGGAACCTTCTCGACGCTCCGGACGACCTGACCGAAGAGGTGAAGGGCTCGCTGTCGGTCAGGCAGCGCGTGCGCGTCCGGCGTGCCATCCGACGAGCCCGCCTCGCGAACAGTCACCCCATGGTTGAAGACGTGATCTGGCGCGCGGCGACCTACTCGCAGGCGGACCTGGACGCGTTGATGGAGAACCTCCCGCAGGGGTTGCGGGTGACGTTGGGCCGGCTTCTTCAACCGAAGCCCGCTGACCGCTACCAGTCGGCGCGCGAGCTGGCGTCGGACCTTCGCCGATGGCTGGGGGAAGGCGAAGTCTACGGCCCCGACGAAGCGGAAGCCGAGTTGCTCATGCTCATGAAGCTGGCCGGCGAGGCGCTGACCGATCTGGGCATTCGGCGTCCCCAAGGCTTTGAGGCGTCCCAGGACGAAATCAGCACGAACTAG